In Streptomyces nojiriensis, one genomic interval encodes:
- a CDS encoding TetR/AcrR family transcriptional regulator, producing the protein MTTGAGAGRSNQKQRTRTAIVEAARALIGTGAEVTMPAIARAALVSEATAYRYFPDLPSLIGESLAGVWPAPADALRPVARSTDPVERVAFACEFLLRGVLVRQGAVRAMIAATVTRPETATARPGIRFGLIDQALIPLRDTLGATDPESFAQLERDLAVTVSAEALFCLMDLCGLAPDEAVASAVRTASTLTEAAVRRAAHR; encoded by the coding sequence ATGACGACAGGGGCCGGGGCGGGCCGCAGCAATCAGAAGCAGCGCACGCGCACCGCGATCGTCGAGGCAGCCCGCGCCCTCATCGGTACCGGAGCGGAGGTGACGATGCCGGCGATCGCCCGCGCGGCGCTGGTCTCCGAGGCCACCGCCTACCGGTACTTCCCCGACCTTCCCTCGCTCATCGGCGAGTCCCTGGCCGGAGTCTGGCCCGCGCCCGCCGACGCGTTGCGGCCGGTCGCCCGTTCCACCGATCCGGTCGAACGGGTCGCCTTCGCCTGCGAGTTCCTGCTCCGCGGCGTCCTCGTCCGCCAGGGGGCGGTACGCGCCATGATCGCGGCCACCGTCACCCGGCCCGAGACGGCCACCGCGCGACCCGGTATCCGCTTCGGCCTGATCGACCAGGCGCTGATCCCGCTGCGGGACACGCTGGGGGCGACGGATCCGGAATCGTTCGCCCAGCTCGAGCGGGACCTCGCCGTCACTGTGAGCGCGGAGGCCCTCTTCTGTCTCATGGATCTGTGCGGGCTCGCCCCCGACGAGGCCGTGGCCAGCGCCGTACGGACCGCGAGCACGCTCACCGAGGCCGCCGTACGCCGGGCCGCCCACCGCTGA
- a CDS encoding alpha/beta fold hydrolase, which yields MLVMNAEHDELVPPSNGVYPHNRLPDSRLASFDSGHFPWEQAAAAYGATVAQWRCGGHPTPASGWLYPRTPRGS from the coding sequence GTGCTGGTGATGAACGCCGAGCACGACGAACTGGTACCGCCGTCCAACGGCGTCTACCCGCACAACCGGCTCCCGGACAGCCGGCTCGCCTCCTTCGACTCCGGTCACTTCCCCTGGGAGCAGGCCGCCGCCGCATACGGCGCGACCGTCGCCCAGTGGCGATGCGGTGGACACCCGACTCCGGCATCCGGATGGCTCTACCCCCGTACCCCGAGGGGTAGTTGA